From the genome of Pseudomonas yamanorum, one region includes:
- a CDS encoding tripartite tricarboxylate transporter TctB family protein, producing the protein MLLQRIFASVMLLVCAGLALMAWPYQASFSYEPVGPRAYPLLMLGLMGLGLLYMLFRPQPTKHTEEEPALDRETLVKIAACVTLLIIFAGTFEPLGFILSSMLIGIPMARLYGGRWMPSVVIVTLMSIGLYLLFDKAMDVPLPLGLLEVLEN; encoded by the coding sequence ATGCTCTTACAACGCATTTTCGCCTCAGTGATGTTGTTGGTCTGCGCCGGCCTCGCACTGATGGCCTGGCCGTATCAGGCTTCGTTTTCCTATGAGCCGGTAGGACCTCGGGCCTACCCGCTGCTGATGCTCGGGCTGATGGGCCTGGGTTTGCTCTACATGCTGTTTCGCCCACAACCCACCAAGCACACTGAAGAAGAGCCCGCGCTGGACCGCGAGACACTGGTCAAGATCGCTGCCTGCGTGACGCTGTTGATCATTTTCGCCGGCACCTTCGAACCCCTGGGTTTCATCCTCAGCAGCATGCTGATCGGCATTCCGATGGCCCGCCTGTATGGCGGCCGATGGATGCCCAGCGTGGTAATCGTGACCTTGATGAGCATCGGTCTTTACCTGCTGTTCGACAAAGCCATGGATGTACCGCTGCCGCTCGGCCTGCTTGAAGTTCTGGAGAACTGA
- a CDS encoding Bug family tripartite tricarboxylate transporter substrate binding protein, translated as MNMTLSLRKFALTASCMLFASQLLAAEPKRPECIAPASPGGGFDLTCKLAQSALVNEKLLSKPMRVTYMPGGVGAVAYNAVVAQRPADAGTLVAWSSGSLLNLAQGKFGRFDESAVRWLAAVGTSYGAIAVKNDSPYKNLDDLVKALKKDPGSVVIGSGGTVGSQDWMQTALIAKAAGINPRDLRYVALEGGGEIATALLGGHIQVGSTDISDSMPHILSGDMRLLAVFSDERLDEPEMKNIPTAKEQGYDIVWPVVRGFYLGPKVSDEDYAWWKDAFDKLLASDEFAKLRDQRELFPFAMTGPELDTYVKKQVADYKVLAKEFGLIQ; from the coding sequence ATGAACATGACCCTTTCACTGCGTAAATTTGCCCTGACGGCCAGTTGCATGCTGTTCGCCAGCCAATTGCTGGCCGCCGAGCCCAAGCGCCCGGAATGCATCGCCCCGGCGTCCCCGGGCGGTGGTTTTGACCTGACCTGCAAACTGGCGCAGAGCGCGTTGGTCAACGAGAAGCTGCTGAGCAAGCCGATGCGCGTGACCTACATGCCCGGCGGCGTGGGTGCGGTGGCCTACAACGCCGTCGTGGCGCAGCGTCCGGCAGACGCCGGCACGCTGGTGGCGTGGTCCAGCGGCTCGCTGCTGAACCTGGCCCAAGGCAAGTTTGGCCGCTTCGATGAAAGCGCCGTGCGCTGGCTCGCGGCCGTCGGTACCAGCTACGGTGCCATCGCGGTGAAAAACGATTCGCCCTACAAAAACCTCGACGATCTGGTCAAGGCCCTGAAGAAAGATCCGGGCAGCGTGGTCATCGGTTCCGGCGGCACCGTCGGCAGCCAGGACTGGATGCAAACCGCACTGATCGCCAAGGCCGCCGGGATCAATCCGCGTGACCTGCGCTACGTGGCACTGGAAGGCGGCGGCGAAATCGCCACCGCCCTGCTCGGCGGCCACATCCAGGTGGGCAGCACCGACATCTCCGACTCCATGCCGCACATCCTCAGCGGCGACATGCGCCTGCTGGCGGTGTTCTCCGACGAGCGCCTGGATGAGCCGGAAATGAAGAACATTCCGACCGCCAAGGAACAAGGCTACGACATCGTCTGGCCGGTGGTACGTGGCTTCTACCTCGGGCCAAAAGTCAGCGACGAAGACTACGCCTGGTGGAAAGACGCCTTCGACAAACTGCTGGCTTCCGACGAGTTCGCCAAGCTGCGTGACCAGCGCGAGCTGTTCCCGTTCGCCATGACCGGCCCGGAACTGGACACCTATGTGAAGAAACAGGTGGCTGACTACAAAGTGCTGGCCAAAGAGTTCGGCCTGATCCAGTAA